In Ovis canadensis isolate MfBH-ARS-UI-01 breed Bighorn chromosome 3, ARS-UI_OviCan_v2, whole genome shotgun sequence, one DNA window encodes the following:
- the MYF6 gene encoding myogenic factor 6: MMMDLFETGSYFFYLDGENVTLQPLEVAEGSPLYPGSDGTLSPCQDQMPPEAGSDSSGEEHVLAPPGLQPPHCPGQCLIWACKTCKRKSAPTDRRKAATLRERRRLKKINEAFEALKRRTVANPNQRLPKVEILRSAINYIERLQDLLQRLDQQDKMQELGVDPFSYRPKQENLEGADFLRTCSSQWPSVSDHSRGLVITAKEGGTSIDSSASSSLRCLSSIVDSISSEEHKLPCVEEVVEK; encoded by the exons ATGATGATGGACCTTTTTGAAACTGGCTCCTATTTCTTCTACTTGGACGGGGAAAATGTTACCCTGCAGCCCTTAGAAGTGGCAGAGGGCTCTCCTCTGTATCCAGGGAGTGATGGTACCCTGTCGCCCTGCCAGGACCAAATGCCCCCAGAAGCCGGGAGCGACAGCAGCGGAGAGGAACATGTCCTGGCGCCCCCAGGCCTGCAGCCTCCCCACTGCCCCGGCCAGTGTCTGATCTGGGCTTGCAAGACCTGCAAGAGAAAATCTGCCCCCACCGACCGGCGGAAGGCCGCCACCCTGCGCGAGAGGCGGCGGCTCAAGAAAATCAACGAGGCCTTCGAGGCACTGAAGCGACGGACTGTGGCCAACCCCAACCAGAGGCTGCCCAAGGTGGAGATTCTGCGGAGCGCCATTAACTACATCGAACGGTTGCAGGACCTGCTGCAGCGGCTGGATCAGCAGGACAAAATGCAGGAGTTAGGGGTGGACCCCTTCAGCTACAGACCCAAGCAGGAAAAT CTTGAGGGTGCGGATTTCCTGCGCACCTGCAGCTCCCAGTGGCCAAGTGTTTCGGATCATTCCAGGGGGCTCGTGATAACTGCCAAGGAAG GAGGGACAAGCATTGATTCATCGGCCTCGAGTAGCCTTCGATGCCTCTCTTCCATCGTGGACAGCATTTCCTCGGAGGAACACAAACTCCCCTGCGTGGAGGAGGTGGTGGAGAAGTAA